In a single window of the Raphanus sativus cultivar WK10039 chromosome 9, ASM80110v3, whole genome shotgun sequence genome:
- the LOC108828414 gene encoding ubiquitin domain-containing protein DSK2b, translating to MGGEGDSSKPLTASAAVDGGGEGALVAVNVRCSNGSKFSVSTSLDSTVEAFKHLVAQNSDVPANQQRLIYKGRILKDDHTLLSYGLQADHTVHMVRGFAPSSAPPPPSAPVANAPQDNNTSNLGESLFPGLGFNPLGGGGNAMSGLFGAGGPDLEQAQQQLAQNPNMIRDMMNTPAIQNLMNNPEFMRSIIMSNPQMRDLVDRNPELGHVLNDPSILRQTLEAARNPELMREMMRNTDRAMSNIESMPEGFNHLRRMYENVQEPLMNATTMSGNAGNNAASNPFAALLGNQGVTATQGSDASNNSSTPNAETGTGNGIPNANPLPNPWGATAGQTNAPGRTNSGGDARSPGLGGLGGLGGLGGLGGLGMLGADSPLGATPDASQLSQILQNPAMSQMMQSMLSNPQYVNQLINLNPQLRSMLDSNPQLREMMQNPDLLRQFSSPEMMQQMMSLQQLLSSQNRNTTSQEPGQTGAAAAGNNGGMDLLMNLFGSLGAGGLSGTNQPNVPPEERFATQLQQLQEMGFYDRAENIRALLATNGNVNAAVERLLGSIG from the exons atggGTGGAGAAGGAGATTCGAGTAAGCCGCTGACTGCTTCTGCTGCTGTTGATGGTGGTGGCGAAGGAGCTCTGGTGGCCGTCAACGTCAGATGCTCGAACGGATCCAAATTCAGTGTGAGCACGAGTCTCGATTCAACCGTGGAAGCCTTCAAACACCTGGTGGCGCAGAACAGCGACGTCCCCGCGAATCAGCAGCGATTGATTTACAAAGGTCGCATCCTCAAGGACGATCACACGCTTCTCAGCTATG GTTTGCAGGCTGATCACACGGTTCATATGGTTCGTGGCTTTGCACCATCTTCAGCACCACCACCTCCTTCTGCTCCTGTTGCAAATGCACCTCAAGATAATAACACCTCAAATCTTGGAGAATCTTTGTTCCCTGGGCTTGGTTTTAATCCATTGGGTGGTGGTGGGAACGCCATGTCCGGGTTGTTTGGAGCGGGTGGTCCGGATCTCGAGCAGGCTCAGCAACAGCTAGCTCAAAACCCTAACATGATTAGAGACATGATGAACACACCAGCCATCCAGAATCTCATGAACAACCCTGAGTTTATGCGGAGTATTATCATGAGCAACCCTCAGATGCGTGACCTCGTTGATCGCAACCCTGAGCTTGGCCACGTGCTTAATGATCCCAGCATCCTTAGGCAGACTCTGGAAGCTGCGAGGAACCCGGAGCTGATGCGGGAGATGATGCGGAATACTGATAGGGCCATGAGTAATATTGAGTCTATGCCTGAGGGGTTTAACCATCTTAGGCGTATGTATGAGAATGTTCAGGAGCCGCTCATGAATGCTACTACTATGTCTGGGAACGCTGGGAACAATGCGGCTTCTAATCCTTTTGCTGCTCTCCTTGGAAACCAGGGGGTTACTGCCACACAAGGTAGCGATGCTTCTAATAATTCTTCGACGCCTAATGCTGAAACGGGGACAGGAAATGGTATTCCGAATGCGAACCCACTTCCTAACCCTTGGGGTGCTACTGCTG GCCAGACAAATGCCCCAGGAAGGACAAATTCTGGTGGGGATGCGAGAAGCCCTGGACTTGGTGGTCTTGGTGGCCTCGGTGGTCTTGGGGGCCTCGGTGGACTGGGTATGCTTGGAGCGGATTCACCTCTTGGTGCCACTCCAGATGCTTCTCAGTTGAGCCAGATATTGCAAAATCCAGCCATGTCCCAGATGATGCAAAGCATGCTTTCCAATCCACAATACGTAAACCAG CTTATCAATCTCAACCCACAACTCCGAAGTATGCTTGATTCGAATCCTCAATTGAGGGAAATGATGCAGAACCCAGATCTCCTTCGTCAATTTAGCTCCCCGGAGATGATGCAG CAAATGATGAGTCTACAACAATTACTTTCCTCCCAGAATAGGAATACGACCAGCCA GGAACCAGGGCAAACTGGTGCTGCTGCCGCAG GCAATAACGGAGGGATGGATTTATTGATGAATCTGTTTGGCAGTCTTGGAGCTGGTGGCCTGAGTGGCACAAACCAACCCAATG TTCCTCCTGAGGAACGCTTTGCGACTCAGTTGCAACAGCTACAAGAGATGGGATTCTATGACAGAGCGGAGAACATAAGGGCTTTGCTTGCAACCAATGGAAACGTTAACGCTGCTGTGGAACGACTGTTGGGAAGTATTGGCTAG
- the LOC108825113 gene encoding F-box protein At3g17710-like codes for MAQPLKQLPQELEENILSRLPPRSLVRFRAVCQRWNGLFNDKSFVNDHFSCSRPGFLFLGSPKNYSIDIMNANSIDPTIQLSLWNPWLRQFKLIEKNGTKFHCCGLGYEITGGRSNKVHKILGSFDCVPAEEYTRVAIYECASHVFKHIDLPQNKWLMFGAKENVSLNGNLFWLSREAETNEYFIRSFDFSVATFKPFCLLPCKKDGDEYRDALLLQVFKGDRLSLLKQNCVTRKIEIWVTNKVVRREEEVVVWTKMMSLLTTNFPRLLKQVYRKSYFVYDKTLFVCCFEKSTSVPCIYIVREDLCKRIRIDSGLFQCCHCVYTPSLIPVP; via the exons GTCAACGTTGGAACGGTCTTTTCAACGACAAGAGTTTCGTCAACGACCACTTCTCCTGCTCTCGTCCCGGATTCCTCTTCCTCGGCAGTCCCAAAAACTATTCGATAGACATCATGAATGCCAACAGCATCGATCCCACAATACAGCTGT CTCTCTGGAATCCGTGGTTGAGACAGTTTAAACTGATCGAGAAGAACGGTACAAAGTTTCATTGTTGCGGCTTAGGATACGAGATTACTGGTGGTAGAAGCAATAAAGTTCACAAGATTTTGGGTTCCTTTGATTGTGTCCCTGCGGAAGAGTACACGAGAGTTGCTATCTACGAGTGTGCGTCTCACGTGTTTAAACATATAGACTTACCTCAAAACAAGTGGCTCATGTTTGGAGCTAAAGAGAATGTGTCCTTAAATGGAAATCTCTTTTGGCTTTCTCGTGAGGCCGAGACTAATGAGTACTTCATCCGAAGCTTTGATTTCTCTGTGGCTACTTTCAAACCTTTTTGTCTCCTTCCGTGTAAGAAGGACGGCGACGAATATCGCGATGCACTTCTTCTCCAGGTTTTTAAGGGAGATCGTTTGTCGTTGCTAAAGCAAAACTGCGTAACGAGGAAGATTGAGATTTGGGTAACGAATAAGGTAGTTAGAAGAGAGGAGGAAGTGGTGGTGTGGACAAAAATGATGAGTTTGCTGACAACTAACTTTCCGAGGCTACTTAAACAGGTTTATAGGAAGAGTTACTTCGTCTATGACAAGACTCTCTTTGTGTGCTGTTTCGAAAAGTCAACTTCTGTGCCTTGCATCTACATTGTCAGGGAAGATCTGTGTAAGCGGATTCGTATAGATTCAGGGCTTTTCCAGTGTTGTCACTGTGTTTACACTCCCAGTTTAATCCCGGTTCCTTAA
- the LOC108823973 gene encoding protein NUCLEOLAR COMPLEX ASSOCIATED 4 — protein sequence MASILSKKKETYTLKELKSLGSDLLSSRSHINNLPLLLSFISPSSPPQFVVESLLSLQSFFTPLLSQLPPSPPPPSSTKRPRSGEEEEDDSSSKTKTADEVDGDPEVVFRAWLRSKFDEFVKLLLDVLVSQQSEDTLRDIVLGTLMEFVKLLNAGRFHSSIYHRILNAIIHSAVDADIFLDILNSNYFKYIDVRYFTYISMEKFVKTLEASAVSADRTVNENSETENEPKDSLELSIRKIYQVLSRTPPPQKQAEKSDHEMWSGSDESSSEQPKDKKKKKSKDQDSNLLSPTTIAKRMKLKFTKAWISFLRLPLPLDVYKEVLASIHQTVIPHLSNPAMLCDFLTKSYDIGGVVSVMALSSLFILMTEHGLEYPNFYEKLYALLVPSVFVAKHRARFLQLLDACLKSSLLPAYLAASFAKKLSRLSLSVPPSGSLVITALIYNLLRRHPTINHLVHQEPVENANEANSEADEDKESSRPKTNKKLGIDYFNNQETDLKKTGAMKSSLWEIDTLRHHYCPPVSRFVSSLETDLTIRAKTTEMKIEDFSSGSYATIFGDEIRRRVKQVPLAFYKAVPTSLFEDSDFPGWTFNLPQEEGKC from the exons ATGGCGTCAATCCTCtcgaagaagaaagaaacctaCACATTGAAAGAGCTCAAGTCACTAGGCTCCGACCTACTCTCATCTCGATCTCACATCAACAACCTCCCCCTCCTCCTCTCCTTCATCTCTCCTTCATCTCCGCCGCAGTTCGTCGTGGAATCCCTCCTCTCCCTCCAGTCCTTCTTCACCCCTCTCCTCTCTCAGCTTCCTCCCTCACCACCTCCTCCTTCCTCAACGAAACGCCCTCGTtccggagaagaagaagaagacgattcGTCTTCAAAGACCAAGACGGCTGATGAAGTCGATGGTGACCCTGAAGTCGTCTTCAGAGCTTGGCTGAGATCGAAGTTCGACGAGTTCGTGAAGCTTCTCCTCGATGTTCTCGTCTCCCAACAGTCGGAAGATACTCTAAGG gatATTGTTTTGGGCACGTTGATGGAGTTTGTAAAgcttctgaatgctggaagatTTCACTCTTCCATCTACCATAGGATACTTAATGCTATT ATTCATTCTGCAGTTGATGCTGATATATTCTTGGATATACTTAACTCAAACTACTTCAAGTACATTGATGTCCG ATATTTTACATACATCAGCATGGAAAAGTTTGTGAAAACTCTGGAAGCCTCCGCTGTTTCTG CTGACAGAACCGTGAATGAAAATAGTGAGACTGAGAATGAACCGAAAGACAG cCTGGAGCTCTCTATTCGCAAGATCTATCAAGTTTTATCTCGAACTCCACCACCTCAGAAACAAGCTGAAAAGTCTGACCATGAGATGTGGAGTGGTTCAG ATGAAAGTAGTAGTGAGCAACCCaaagataagaagaagaaaaagagcaaGGATCAAGACAGCAAT cTTCTTTCTCCGACTACAATTGCCAAGAGGATGAAGCTGAAGTTCACCAAAGCATGGATCTCTTTTCTCAGACTGCCTCTTCCCCTTGACGTTTACAAGGAG GTTCTTGCTAGTATTCACCAGACAGTCATTCCCCATCTGTCTAATCCTGCAATGTTGTG CGACTTCCTAACAAAATCATATGATATCGGAGGAGTTGTCAGTGTAATGGCTCTAAGCAGCCTCTTCATCCTCATGACCGAGCATGGTCTAGAATATCCAAACTTTTATGAAAAACTCTATGCGTTACTGGTTCCTTCCGTCTTTGTTGCCAAGCACCGAGCAAGATTTCTTCAG CTTCTTGATGCTTGCCTTAAGTCATCATTGCTTCCAGCATATCTGGCAGCTTCGTTCGCAAAGAAACTTAGCAGATTGTCACTCTCTGTTCCTCCCTCGGGATCGCTTGTCATAACGGCTTTGATCTACAACCTGTTGCGTAGACATCCTACAATCAACCATCTTGTTCATCAG GAACCCGTTGAAAACGCCAATGAAGCCAATTCAGAGGCTGACGAAGACAAAGAGAGCAGCAGGCCAAAGACCAACAAGAAGCTTGGTATCGACTATTTCAACAACCAGGAAACTGATCTCAAGAAAACTGGTGCCATGA AAAGTTCCCTATGGGAGATTGACACATTGCGCCACCATTACTGCCCACCTGTTTCAAG GTTTGTTTCATCGCTGGAAACTGATCTAACAATCAGAGCGAAAACCACTGAGATGAAAATAGAAGATTTCAGCTCTGGTTCATATGCCACCATCTTCGGGGACGAG ATTCGAAGAAGGGTAAAACAAGTTCCATTAGCCTTCTACAAAGCGGTTCCAACATCTCTGTTTGAGGATTCAGATTTTCCAGGGTGGACATTCAACCTTCCTCAAGAGGAGGGCAAATGCTGA
- the LOC108828693 gene encoding NAC domain-containing protein 6 produces MSKEIELPGFRFHPTEEELTDYYLKNMVYGKFSKVEVIGFLNIYRHDPWDLPRLSKIGEREWYFFVPRERKHGNGGRPSRTTEKGYWKATGSDRKIISLSEPKRVIGLKKTLVFYRGRAPGGSKTDWVMNEYRMPDNCTLPKDVVLCKIYRKATSLKVLEQRAEMESKMNQTCPNSPLSSSETVSYVGKEEDLMMTSFPFPQASAMQEANNNFMLQGHTDNAKNEEKQRETEMKESSSSLKLPCGVLPLPELQVPKQGLEWGQDQFLSISPWLQNLTPIINLLNF; encoded by the exons ATGTCAAAAGAGATTGAGCTTCCAGGTTTCAGATTCCACCCTACCGAGGAGGAGCTTACTGACTACTACCTCAAGAACATGGTTTACGGAAAATTCTCCAAAGTGGAAGTCATTGGTTTTCTCAACATCTATCGTCATGATCCATGGGACTTACCTC GCTTATCGAAAATCGGTGAGAGGGAATGGTATTTCTTTGTTCCAAGAGAAAGGAAGCATGGGAACGGAGGGAGACCAAGCAGGACAACTGAGAAAGGATATTGGAAAGCAACTGGTTCCGATCGTAAGATCATAAGCTTGTCTGAGCCAAAACGTGTGATTGGGCTCAAGAAGACCCTTGTGTTCTACAGAGGAAGAGCACCAGGAGGAAGCAAGACTGATTGGGTCATGAACGAGTACCGTATGCCTGACAATTGCACCTTACCAAAG GACGTTGTGCTGTGTAAGATATACAGAAAAGCCACATCACTTAAAGTGTTGGAGCAACGAGCAGAGATGGAATCTAAGATGAATCAAACATGCCCAAACTCTCCCCTCTCGTCTTCCGAGACCGTTTCTTACGTTGGTAAAGAAGAAGACTTGATGATGACTTCGTTCCCTTTTCCTCAAGCATCAGCCATGCAAGAAGCAAACAACAACTTCATGCTTCAAGGACATACCGACAACGCAAAGAACGAAGAGAAACAAAGAGAAACAGAGATGAAGGAGTCTTCTTCATCGCTGAAGCTACCATGTGGAGTCTTACCATTACCAGAGCTGCAAGTACCTAAACAAGGACTAGAATGGGGACAAGACCAGTTCTTGAGTATAAGCCCATGGCTCCAGAATCTTACACCAATAATTAATCTGCTAAATTTTTAG
- the LOC108828752 gene encoding calcium-dependent protein kinase 6, with translation MGNSCRGSFKDKTYEGNNNLPEENSITITHVSSVHSPTTEQDFPKEDNNNNNKSPVLVLPVKEPFMRRNMDNQAYYVLGHKTPNIRDLYTLSRKLGQGQFGTTYLCTEVATGVDYACKSISKRKLISKEDVEDVRREIQIMHHLAGHKNIVTIKGAYEDPLYVHIVMEVCAGGELFDRIIQRGHYTERKAAELTKIVVGVVEACHSLGVMHRDLKPENFLLVNKDDDFSLKAIDFGLSVFFKPGQIFKDVVGSPYYVAPEVLLKHYGPEADVWTAGVILYILLSGVPPFWAETQQGIFDAVLKGDIDFESDPWPVISDSAKDLIRKMLCSNPSERLTAHEVMRHPWICENGVAPDRALDPAVLSRLKQFSAMNKLKKMALKVIAESLSEEEIAGLRAMFEAMDTDNSGAITFDELKAGLRRYGSTLKDTEIQDLMEAADVDNSGTIDYSEFIAATIHLNKLDREEHLVSAFQYFDKDGSGYITIDELQQSCVEHGMTDVFLEDVIKEVDQDNDGRIDYGEFVAMMQKGNAGIGRRTMRNSLNISMRDA, from the exons ATGGGCAATTCATGCCGTGGTTCTTTCAAGGACAAAACCTACGAGGGCAATAACAATCTGCCCGAGGAGAATTCCATAACCATCACCCACGTTTCCTCCGTTCATTCCCCGACCACAGAACAAGACTTCCCTaaagaagacaacaacaacaacaacaagagtcCTGTTCTTGTGCTTCCTGTGAAAGAACCTTTTATGCGACGTAACATGGACAACCAAGCCTACTATGTTCTCGGTCACAAGACTCCTAACATCCGCGATCTTTACACCTTGAGCCGTAAGTTAGGACAAGGACAATTCGGGACCACGTATCTTTGCACCGAGGTTGCAACGGGTGTTGACTATGCTTGCAAGTCTATATCCAAGCGTAAGTTGATATCTAAGGAAGATGTTGAGGACGTTAGGAGGGAGATTCAGATAATGCACCATTTGGCTGGTCACAAGAACATTGTTACCATCAAAGGAGCTTATGAGGACCCTTTGTATGTTCACATTGTGATGGAGGTTTGTGCTGGTGGTGAGTTGTTTGATAGGATTATTCAGAGAGGTCATTACACCGAGAGGAAAGCTGCTGAGCTGACCAAGATCGTTGTCGGTGTTGTTGAGGCTTGTCATTCGCTTGGTGTCATGCATAGAGACTTGAAGCCTGAGAATTTCTTGTTGGTTAATAAGGATGATGATTTCTCTCTTAAAGCCATTGATTTTGgtctctctgttttcttcaaACCAG GCCAAATATTTAAGGATGTTGTAGGAAGTCCATACTATGTTGCTCCTGAGGTTCTTCTTAAACATTATGGTCCTGAagctgatgtgtggactgctggTGTTATACTCTATATTCTACTAAGCGGTGTCCCTCCTTTTTGGGCAG AAACACAACAAGGAATATTTGATGCTGTCTTGAAAGGAGATATAGACTTTGAGTCAGACCCGTGGCCTGTGATATCCGACAGTGCTAAAGATCTGATCAGGAAGATGTTATGCTCTAATCCCTCTGAACGCTTGACAGCTCATGAAGTTATGC GTCATCCATGGATCTGTGAGAACGGAGTTGCACCAGATAGAGCTCTTGATCCGGCTGTTTTGTCTCGTCTCAAACAGTTTTCTGCAATGAATAAATTAAAGAAGATGGCTTTAAAG GTGATAGCTGAGAGCCTGTCAGAAGAAGAGATCGCGGGTTTAAGAGCAATGTTTGAGGCAATGGATACTGATAACAGCGGTGCAATCACTTTTGATGAACTCAAAGCTGGACTGAGAAGATATGGCTCTACTTTGAAAGACACTGAGATCCAAGATCTTATGGAAGCG GCTGACGTGGATAACAGCGGTACAATAGATTACAGTGAGTTTATTGCAGCGACGATCCATCTGAATAAGCTAGACAGAGAAGAGCATCTTGTCTCTGCGTTTCAGTACTTTGATAAAGATGGAAGTGGTTACATCACCATTGATGAGCTGCAACAATCTTGCGTGGAACATGGGATGACCGATGTTTTTCTTGAAGATGTAATCAAAGAAGTTGATCAAGACAAT GATGGACGGATTGACTATGGAGAATTTGTTGCGATGATGCAAAAGGGCAATGCTGGTATCGGGAGACGAACAATGAGAAATAGCCTGAACATCAGCATGAGAGATGCATAG
- the LOC108828453 gene encoding homoserine kinase encodes MATLCFHSPSKPISYFPPKSKPSPPPLSTKPSFFFRCRASVQTLVAVEPEPVFTSVKTFAPATVANLGPGFDFLGCAVDGLGDHVTLRVDPSVRAGEVSISEITGTTTKLSSNPLRNCAGIAAIATMKMLGIRSVGLSLDLHKGLPLGSGLGSSAASAAAAAVAVNEIFGRKLGKEALVLAGLESEAKVSGYHADNIAPAIMGGFVLIRSYEPLDLKQLRFPEDKELFFVLVSPEFEAPTKKMRAALPTEIPMVHHVWNSSQAAALVAAVLEGDAAMLGKALSSDKVVEPTRAPLIPGMEAVKKAALEAGAFGCTISGAGPTAVAVIDAAEKGEEIGERMVEAFMRGGNLKSVASVKKLDKVGARLVSSISR; translated from the coding sequence ATGGCGACTCTCTGCTTCCACTCTCCCTCCAAACCCATCTCCTATTTCCCCCCCAAATCGAAACCATCGCCTCCTCCCCTCTCCACCAAACCCTCCTTCTTCTTCCGATGCAGAGCCTCCGTCCAAACCCTCGTCGCCGTCGAACCGGAGCCCGTTTTCACCTCCGTCAAAACCTTCGCCCCGGCCACCGTCGCCAACCTAGGACCGGGCTTCGATTTCCTAGGATGCGCCGTCGACGGCCTCGGCGACCACGTGACTCTCCGCGTCGACCCCTCCGTCCGCGCCGGCGAGGTCTCCATCTCCGAGATCACCGGAACAACGACCAAACTCAGCTCGAACCCTCTCCGGAACTGCGCCGGGATCGCCGCCATCGCCACGATGAAGATGCTGGGGATCAGATCGGTCGGGCTGTCTCTGGATCTGCACAAGGGTCTTCCTTTAGGGAGCGGTCTTGGTTCCAGCGCGGCGAGCGCCGCGGCGGCGGCCGTGGCGGTCAACGAGATCTTTGGCCGGAAGCTAGGGAAGGAGGCGTTGGTTTTAGCCGGTTTGGAGTCGGAGGCGAAAGTCTCCGGTTATCACGCCGATAACATCGCCCCGGCGATCATGGGCGGTTTTGTTCTGATAAGGAGCTACGAGCCGCTTGATCTGAAGCAGCTGAGGTTCCCGGAGGATAAAGAGCTCTTCTTCGTCCTGGTGAGCCCCGAGTTCGAAGCTCCGACCAAGAAGATGAGAGCTGCTTTGCCTACGGAGATTCCCATGGTTCACCACGTGTGGAACAGTAGCCAGGCGGCTGCTCTGGTGGCGGCGGTGCTGGAGGGAGACGCGGCGATGCTCGGGAAGGCTCTGTCGTCGGATAAAGTGGTGGAGCCGACGAGGGCTCCGTTGATTCCCGGGATGGAGGCGGTGAAGAAGGCGGCTTTGGAAGCTGGGGCGTTTGGGTGTACGATCAGTGGGGCTGGACCGACGGCGGTGGCGGTGATTGATGCGGCGGAGAAAGGGGAGGAGATCGGGGAGAGGATGGTGGAAGCGTTTATGAGAGGTGGAAACTTGAAGTCTGTTGCGTCTGTGAAGAAGCTTGATAAGGTTGGTGCTAGGCTTGTCAGTAGCATCTCCAGGTGA
- the LOC108826772 gene encoding probable inactive receptor-like kinase BSK12, whose protein sequence is MGCCHSTSSGKVPQQRPNQNQGEGHPPLTKFSFSDLNMATENFSLKNIVSESGGGSSNIVYKGRLQNRGLIAIKKFNNMAWPDPKTFVEKAHRVGGIKHKRLVNLIGYCCDGDERLLVAEFMPNDTLARHLFYRKNQTMEWETRLEVAFSIAEALDYCSSAGFASYNNLDAYSILFDENGDACLSCFGLMKEIKDDQRTTGSVNPESVMFRFGTILVDLLTGKPIPPSHAHEMIHGKNVVELIDPNLKGKFSEDEATIVFKLAFKCLQYEDIESLNTKDIVRTLETLLTKTDAPSYEMLEMANHRELSWNKLSPLGKACLRMDLMDIHKILVIAEYEDDKEVVEFSFEEWIEEVKDIQEVRKHGDQAFLEQDFETAINCYSQFIDSRRTVYPSVYARRSLCYLFLNQPDRALYDGMIAQEVFPDWPTAFYLQSVALSKLNMITDSADTLKEATLLEAERQHR, encoded by the exons ATGGGGTGTTGCCACTCAACGTCCTCTGGGAAAGTTCCTCAACAGCGACCCAACCAAAACCAGGGAGAAGGACATCCACCATTGACAAAGTTCTCCTTCTCCGATCTCAACATGGCCACCGAAAATTTTAGTTTGAAAAATATTGTTTCAGAGAGCGGAGGAGGATCTTCCAATATTGTATACAAGGGCCGTTTGCAGAATCGTGGTTTGATCgctattaaaaaatttaataatatggcCTGGCCTGATCCTAAGACATTTGTG GAGAAGGCACATAGAGTTGGGGGGATAAAGCACAAGAGACTCGTTAATTTGATTGGATATTGCTGCGATGGAGATGAAAGGCTTCTCGTTGCCGAGTTCATGCCAAATGATACTCTCGCTAGGCATTTGTTCTATC GGAAAAATCAAACAATGGAATGGGAAACGCGATTGGAAGTAGCATTTTCTATAGCTGAAGCATTGGATTATTGTAGTAGTGCAGGTTTTGCATCCTATAATAATTTAGATGCTTACTCAATTCTGTTTGATGAg AATGGGGATGCATGTCTTTCCTGTTTTGGGTTAATGAAGGAGATCAAAGATGATCAAAGAACAACCG GAAGTGTGAACCCTGAAAGTGTGATGTTTAGATTTGGCACCATCCTTGTGGATTTGCTAACTGGAAAGCCAATTCCTCCAAGCCAT GCTCATGAGATGATACATGGGAAAAATGTTGTTGAGTTGATTGATCCAAACTTGAAGGGAAAGTTCTCTGAAGACGAAGCTACCATAGTTTTCAAACTCGCCTTTAAATGTCTGCAATACGAGGATATAGAGAGTCTCAACACAAAAGACATTGTTAGAACACTTGAAACCTTGCTAACTAAAACAGAT GCCCCATCTTACGAAATGCTTGAAATGGCAAATCATAGAGAGTTATCTTGGAATAAACTTTCGCCACTAGGAAAGGCCTGTTTGAGAATGGACCTCATGGATATTCATAAAATCTTGGTGATAGCAGAATATGAAGATGACAAGGAGGTGGTCGAG TTCTCTTTCGAAGAATGGATTGAAGAGGTAAAAGATATTCAAGAGGTTCGAAAACATGGTGATCAAGCCTTCCTAGAGCAAGACTTTGAAACCGCCATTAACTGTTATTCTCAG TTCATTGATTCTAGGAGAACGGTGTATCCAAGTGTTTATGCGAGGCGTAGTCTATGCTATTTGTTCCTCAATCAACCAGATCGAGCACTTTACGATGGGATGATTGCGCAAGAAGTATTCCCTGATTGGCCAACAGCATTCTACTTGCAGTCTGTGGCACTATCCAAATTAAATATGATCACTGATTCTGCTGATACTTTGAAAGAAGCAACTCTTCTTGAAGCAGAAAGACAGCACCGTTAG
- the LOC108823930 gene encoding probable serine/threonine-protein kinase PIX13, producing the protein MGLCWSSPSKSPSTRTTTTTPTSTGNISSGPFKSTTTGTSRSTISNFSGFSGASGEDGYPEEGQILPNPNLRIFSLAELRASTRNFKSENVLGEGGFGKVFKGWLEEKGPGSHSTGTVIAVKKLNSESFQGFEEWQCEVNFLGRIYHPNLVKLLGYCLEGDDLLLVYEYMQKGSLENHLFRKGSVVQPLSWEIRLKIAIGAAKGLAFLHASEKQVIYRDFKASNILLDGSYNAKLSDFGLAKLGPSASQSHITTRVMGTQGYAAPEYVATGHLYVKSDNYGFGVVLAEILTGLRALDPLRPTGQQNLTDWIKPHLSERKKLRRIMDPRLEGKYPFKSAFRVAQLALKCLETEQKNRPSMKEVVESLELVVSANEKPLERRTARASPSIGHQQSHYRREQLSSFQPRQTVSRAH; encoded by the exons ATGGGGCTTTGCTGGTCTTCTCCATCTAAATCTCCTTcaacaagaacaacaacaacaacacctaCCTCTACTGGTAATATCAGTTCAG GTCCTTTTAAGTCAACGACTACGGGAACATCAAGAAGTACCATATCTAACTTTAGTGGGTTCTCTGGGGCAAGTGGGGAAGATGGTTACCCTGAAGAAGGTCAAATACTTCCCAATCCAAACTTGAGGATATTCAGCCTCGCGGAACTTAGAGCTTCAACGAGGAACTTCAAGTCTGAGAATGTTCTTGGAGAGGGAGGGTTTGGGAAAGTCTTTAAAGGATGGCTTGAAGAGAAAGGCCCCGGGAGTCACAGCACTGGAACTGTGATTGCTGTCAAGAAACTCAACTCTGAAAGCTTCCAAGGATTTGAGGAATGGCAA TGTGAGGTGAATTTTCTTGGGAGGATTTATCATCCGAACCTCGTGAAGCTGTTGGGGTACTGCTTGGAAGGTGATGACTTGCTTCTTGTGTATGAGTATATGCAGAAAGGAAGCTTAGAGAATCATCTCTTCAGAA AGGGTTCTGTTGTTCAGCCGCTCTCATGGGAGATAAGGCTTAAGATCGCAATAGGAGCAGCTAAAGGCTTAGCGTTTCTACACGCATCAGAGAAGCAAGTAATCTATAGAGACTTCAAAGCTTCAAACATTCTACTTGATGGT TCATATAACGCAAAGCTATCAGATTTTGGATTGGCAAAGTTAGGTCCTTCCGCGAGTCAATCTCACATCACAACACGAGTGATGGGTACACAAGGTTATGCAGCTCCAGAGTATGTTGCTACAG GTCATTTGTATGTAAAGAGCGACAATTACGGGTTTGGTGTCGTTTTAGCTGAGATCTTGACTGGTTTACGTGCGCTTGATCCTCTCCGTCCTACGGGACAGCAAAATCTAACTGATTGGATCAAGCCTCACTTGTCTGAAAGAAAAAAGCTGAGGAGAATAATGGACCCTCGTCTAGAAGGAAAGTACCCTTTCAAATCTGCTTTCCGGGTGGCTCAACTGGCTCTGAAATGCCTTGAAACGGAACAAAAGAACCGTCCATCGATGAAAGAAGTGGTGGAATCGCTCGAACTCGTAGTTTCTGCCAATGAGAAACCGTTGGAACGAAGGACTGCTAGAGCTTCCCCTAGTATAGGTCACCAACAAAGCCATTACCGCCGAGAGCAACTGTCTTCGTTTCAACCGAGGCAAACCGTGTCTCGAGCTCACTAG